The DNA region ATCCTGCCCAACCTCTTCCTGGCGTTCCTCCTCTGCTCGGACCCGCTCATCACGCTGTCGCCGCCGCACCGCTGCCACCTCCCGGGGCCCCTGCCCTCACCGGAGGTCCTGAATGCCTCGCTGCCGTGGGAGAAGGGGAGGAGGCCCGGGGACGGCGGGGGCCTGTCCCAGTGCAAGCAGTacgtgaacagcagccaggCGGCGGTGGTGGGCTGCGAGGCCGGATGGGACTACAACGTCACGGAGGGGCTGAGGAACAACATCGTTACGGAGGTAATATGAGATCATATTCACACGTATGCGAAACTATTTTGAAAAGTGAAGCCCGAGGCCTGAAACCTGAACCGTTTTCTTTCACTCAAGCTCCAGGCCACAACTTTGAACCTTGTGCCTGAGCTCTTGCGGTGACGAGGGAACATTTAGTGGATACGATGCCTCACAGGCAGCTTCTCCATCACATCACAGACAGCGGCAGCGTATTGGAGGGTGGCACAGATCGGGTGGAAAGAGCAAGCTGCTCAGGCTGAGCGAGCACAGAGTCCCTGTGTTGGTTGCTTATACTGGGCTCCGCACTGGTGGACATGTGTTTTGCTCAAGCTCTGCACTGGTTGCAGTCCAGGCCGCTGACGGTCTCCACCCAGAGCCGCTCCACCCAGGCTGGTGAAGGGGTCTGTGGGTTTTTGGGCGTCAGGGCTGTTGGCTGCTAGCTGGGCGTCCACCCACACCACTGCAGCATAGCGAACGCAGAGCTAGGTGCGAGTGGGGAGCTCTCCGTTGTGTCTCACAAGTCCAGTTCAGCCAGCAGCCTGTTAATACACCGGGTCAGAGCGTCAGGTTTCAGTCACAAACCTCCAGACACAAACCGGGCTTCCTGAGAAAACTGGTCTGTGGAGTTCCTGaacctgtttgtgtgcatgtccCCCGCTGCCGTCATCTGAAGCATTCCTCAGCCGTGAGCACTTAAACCCAGTGTGCATACATATGAGCCCGGCGGCTGATGTTGTGCGACAGGctttctttgtgtctgtgcacaggGCCTCCAATTATGCCGGGCCTTTCTAACAGTGGCCTCTGCTGGTGCTGCCTCTTTACCTCATTCACGTCGTTTAGCTTTAGTAGCTCAGCTGTTGCAGATCAGTGGATAAAACCCGCGTCTGACAGCGGATATTTGTTTACTGAGCAGCTGTGAGCACAATGTTTGGGTAAAACACTACTGTTGTTACTATTACTTttagtagacacacacacacacacacacacacacacacacacacacacacacacacacacacacacacacacacacacacacacacacacacacacactctatgtttcctttgtgttttcctcatagttgtcttgttgtttccttttttgtcttcttgttgtttccttatTGTAAATATCAGATCAGTTTTATTTCATACACAAATGCAAAGTAAATTTCTGCATTAAAGACCAAATAACTAATTGACTAGGTGTCAGACGTGAAGCTCTCTGACTCGGCTTCTTGTCGTCTCGATGAccttttgttattatttttcccGTTGTGTACTTCTCGTGTCCCTGTTCTCTCCTCTAGTTTGTTTTGCTGACACGTCCTTGATATGTCCTCTTCGTGTACTGTACCTAATAAAACCAGGTCTTCAGCATGCAGAGCAGAAAATCATTAACAGAGCCCCCaccccttgtgtgtgtgtgtgtgtgtgtgtgtgtgtgtgtgtgtgtgtgtgtgtgtgtgtgtgtgtgtgtgtgtgtgttgtccagtGGGACCTGGTGTGTGGTCAATACTGGCTGGTCCCAGTGGAGGAAGTGTGCTTTATCCTTGGAATCCTGACTGGCTGTCTGGGCCTGGGCTACACTGCagacaggtaacacacacacacgcacaaacacacaaacgcacacacgcacaaacgcacacacgcacaaacgcacacacgcacaaacgcacacacacacagtaggaaGTCACTGTGTTGGCGCCTCTGATAGGTCTGGAGAAAGGTGCAACTCTGTGAGGAGATGATGCCAGTTTAATCAGCTAACAGCCGCCATTAATTTGCCGAGCAATTGAGCTCAGCATCTGttagtgaggagcagtgagcggAGCACAGCAGAGAAGGGGAGTAGTGTAAATcgacaggaaacaaaggagcGCTGAATCGGCACAAAGCTGGAAAGTGGCTGATCATCACACGCACTGATCAGattcattaaaaaatattgAACTTTACAATTAACATTTAATGGTATTGGGGTTTTAATTATGTTGCATAAACTGAAGTAAACCAAGACAGTAGAGGGTGAGAACATTGTACATTCCTACAGAATCTACACAGAGTGGCATGAACTCTACATTctgctgcagaagcaggaaCTAGTGAGTGAACTTTTAAAGTTTCCAGGTTTTAAGCATATATTGGTCCTGAAAAGTCCTAAATATCGGTTTGTTGGCTGAGTTTATtgtacacgcacacatgaaACAGACACAGTGGTGGTTTTtgaaggagcagaagcagatTTGCTTTGACAaagtccttcctgctgctgtgggtctGAGTTTCTCAAGGCACAGAAGGAACTGTGTTGTTCCTATGTAACGCGTAACAGCTTAGAacgactgtgtttgtgtattttgttaCTTTGGTGAAGTCCTGATCACGTTTCATCACCAACCTTTGctgaaaaacaggaaactgcaAATAGTCCACTTAGTGTTTCTTTTTCCGTTTTCTCCCGACCGGTCGTCTCCCGGCTCTCGTCTCTCATGCTGTTAATATTATATGAAGTAAATCTTTGTTCTTGCATTCTAACGCCGTCTTTGTGTATTGGGCTTTGCCCGCTGGGCtcgtgctgctgtgtgtctgcaggctggGCCGCTCCAGGACGCTGCTGACCTCTCTGACCCTGTCGGTGGTGTTCGGGGTGCTGGTGTGCGTCTCTCCGTACCCCTCCATCTTCGTGGTCATGCGTTTCTGCCTGGCGGCCACTAGTGCGGGCGTGTACCTCACCCTGTACATCACCCGTGAGTATGAAAGATCAAGGCTGCGCTCCTGCTAAAGGGCAGTAAATGGGTGCGCATGAGGACGGAGGGTGTGCGTGTTCTCGCCCCAGGTCTGGAGCTGTGCGAGCCGCCCCTGCGCCTGCTGGCGACCACGCTGGGGGGGCTGGTGACCGTGGccggggagctgctgctgctggcggtgGCGCTGGGCTGCCAGTCGTGGAGGGGGCTGCTGGGAGCCGGGGCAGCACCGCTCATGCTGTTTCTCAGCTACGGGTAAGAGAGCTTCTGCATGCGTTTGCGTCTCATGTTCCTCAGATTCGGTGAAGACAATGAACATGCTCTCTACTAgcatggggtgggggggggttgtccTCTGCGATTCTCTCCTGAGTGGAAGATGCGTTGCTGCTGGTCCTTGTCCCCGGCCGTGGCTGCAGCAAACCGGCTTGTGATGGAGAATGTGATTCCATGCTGCCCATGACAGCACACGATCCATCACACGGCTGTCGGCCGATTCGTCTCTGTCAGAGATGAGGTCAATGACGGCGGTGTCATATGTGAACTTCAGCGGTTTGACAGAtcggtgtccagatgtgcagctgacAGAGAGAATAGCAGAGGAGAAAGGACGCAGTGTTGGGATAACAAATCCACAAACAGTGTCCTGGCGTAGGATCCTGGTCCAGATCCTGGAGGATGAAGTAGAGGTCATGTTTACAGCATTGTGTGTTGGCCCTGTGGGTGAACTGATGTGGGTCCGGGCGGGCTTCTGTAATGACTTTGAGGTGGGCCGTTTAAACAGAGCCAGGATGAGGACCTAATGTGTCTTGATGCCAGCTGACCTTCTAAATGCTGTCGGTTCCCATCGATCCCCATCCACTCATCACTCACAGCCTTTTAGCTAATGTCAGGGCACATTAGGGCCCTCAGTTCCTCTAGGAACTCTGATATAAGCCTTCATGTCAGACTCAGAATCAAATTAAGAGAGATTTAGGAAAGATTATTATTGCAGGTTTAGTGTAAATGGGATTACAGCTGGATTAAGAAGTGAAGAATTCAACTACTGCCTCACCCGCTGTGATTATTTTCCACAAATCTGGGTCAcggcagcagcactgtgacatcTAACGGCAGGTCCTGTCGTCTGCGCTCTCCTGCAGCATTCCCGGAGTGTTTCCAGAGTCTCCGCGctggctgctcctgctggaGCGATCTGCAGACGTGAACTCCTTCAGCGACAGGAGACGCTCCAGCAGAGAAGTGAGGGACGACGAGAGCTTCACAGGTGGGCTGAGTTTAGATGTAGAGGAACCTGGATCAGGAGCGCGCCTGCTTTAACCCACAGAGGGAAACAGATGTGAGGGGAGGAGAACTGAGTCTTTGTCATGTTAGAGACAAATCAGCAGCAGCGTATTGATTAACGGAAAAAGCAGGTCAGCTCATGGCTgatgtgtttctgcagagcTGGACTCAGAGCCGGCGCCCTCCTCACGGCCCCGCCTCTCCTTCCCTGAGCTCTTCCACAGCAGAAACATCTGGAAGAACATCTGTGTGCTGGGCTTCACCTCGTAGGTCCTCACTCACGTGGCAGCTGAACACtcacacctctctctctctgccgcaGTTTCGTATTACACACAGTATTATTACAGACACTATGTCTCACGTGCCTGTTCCCTCCGTGTCCTCCCCCAGGTTCATCTCTCACGGCATTAGTCACTGTTACAGCTCCTTCCGCGGTGACGTCAGGGGCACCGCCCCCAGCTTCTACTGGACGTACCTGCTGTCCGTGTGTGCCGGGGGCGGGGCCTGGCTCTCGCTCTGGGCAGCAGTGGACAGGTGCGGTCGCCGCGGCATCCTGCTGCTCTCCATGACGATGACGGGGCTGGCCTCTTTGATCCTCCTGGGGCTCATGGAGTGTAAGCTGGCTTTGGTTGTTTGGTCCCAGCCACTGTCACCCCCCCTGTTGTTAGTGAACCAGTATGTGTTAGGATTAAAGCCCTTGGATCCTTAAGTCCTCCTGGAACAAACGTAAAGGCACACGTGAGCTTAACACCAATTTCAGCCACTTGTGTGAAAATATTGCCCACTTTGTTTTCCCGTAGCCCTGGTCTGAGTCTCCCCCATGTGGCTGAACTCCAGTAAAACATGGAGTTAATGTAGGACACTGCAGTGGCAGCAAAGTCAGAGCGTTAATTAAGCACCACAGGCTGAGAGGTCGGCTGTagctgcaggtgtgtttttCATGAACCAAACGTCGACGTGCTCCATCGTTACTGacgctctgctctcctccagaccTCAGCGAGGCAGCCATTACGGTTTTCTCAGTGCTGGGCCTGTTCTCCTCCCAGGCCACTGCATCCCTCTGCATCCTCTTCACTGCGGAGGTCATGCCCACCATCATCAGGTACGACATCGCGCGCCTCCACAATGACACCGAGCCAAAGCtgagctaacggctaacgctAATGACGCTGTGCTTGCGCAGGGGCACCGGCGTGGGCGTCGTCCTCGCCCTGGGCTGCGTGGGCCGACTCAGCTCCCCGCTCATGGACCTGAGGAACCACTACGGCTACTTCCTGCACCACGTGGTCTACTCGTCTCTGGCCCTGCTGGCCGTGCTGtccatcctgctgctgcccGAGAGCAAGAGGAAGCCGCTGCCCCAGACGCTGGCCGACGGGGAGCAGTACAAGCGCCCCCCGctgggcaggaggaggagggacaacGTCCCGCTGCTCGCCACGCCCAACCCAGAGACCTGAGCCGCCCGCAGGGAGCGCCGCCACGACATTCCCATCAGCAAGCTCACGCGGCAGAGAGGACGGACGGGGCAGCACAGAGACTCAGCCGAGCGTCTAAGCTTCCTAACATATCATGCCGTCGTCATTCCAAACGCTCGCGTCTTCTACCGTTCCCTTCTGACCAGATGACGCCGCACACCAGCACTGCTGCACGCGGACCCTGTTAGCTGCTCGCTGCGCATTTATTCTTAGCGCTCGTCTGAACCTGCATAGActcttttttattgtgtttgatgtgtaTGACAACGGTACAGAAAAGTACTATGAAGTCGATCCTTGTGTCCTTTCGTGCGATGCGTTCACATCTGGCCTGGTTCTCGGCCTGCGGAGCTCGCAGCTTTCCTACTGTAAATACTCTAGACTTAGTTTCTTTAACTTCTTGGGCCGTGTTTTGTTGAAACAACCCCTGCAGGTGGAATCAAGAAAGTGAACTTCCTGAATGCTCCGAGTCATGTGTCACACAGAAAAGTTCAATGTGAGGTTGCAAAAACAGAAGCGATGAAGAGGATGTTagtgtttgaatgtgtgaatCCTGCTGAATCTGGCCTGGAGCCAGATCTATTTATATCTTATTTATGGTCTTAATGTGCATAATCAGTCATTTATCCAGTGGCCTGCCGTTTTAATTATTAGTCATTAGTGTCATTAGGTTGTTTGAGGTGACGTGGCCTGGAGTCAaccttctcttctctctggtCGTTCACAACATTCCTGTGTGCATGTTTGGAGCAACTTGaagggcttgtttttttttctctcgtTCCTCAGAAGCTTCTAGTAGAGAATAGACGGGTATGAACAGACCCAGCAAACAGAGAAGTGGAAACGGTCACCCAGGCCACCATTCCttatttttttgtctatttttcTCTGTAGtgtgtaaccccccccccccgtgtttTAGCTGAATGTTCcttgcagctgcagaaagggcCCAATGACTGTGCTTTCTCCGTGGGGGGGCTGAAGAGGGCCCCAGGGCCCCAGAGCGTCTCCATCCACACATCAAACCTAGTGCTCCTTCAGTGTGTTTGGCCGATGACATGATCATCATCACAGACCAATTACCAAAGCAGGTCTGGAGGTCCTCCTGTGGCGAGGTCAGACGTTCTCTCTGGTTGAGGGCTGACGTTCAACTGGACTCTGGTGTGAAGGAGTTTTGAATGGATTCATGAAGGACACTGAAGCGTCGCTGATAACCTAGTTTTGATGTTCTCTGTATGTTGCACTCAACCAGTCCTAGCAATTATACACTGACTTATTATCACTATGGGAGTATTATTTTGTCTGACTGGTCACTGATGAGTATGATGCTGTTAACTCTGTAGCCCTCTGTCCAATTAAAACAGTtggaacaaacaaacatttgtttttaagtcTTATTACAATGAGCCGAACCTTTGAACATGTACTGAAAACTAACAAGAACAGTTTTTAGGTCTAAGTTAAATGACTCCGAGACCGTGGAGTCTGAAAACGAACAAGGAAACAAGATAATCCTCAGAAGCTGAACACGTCACAGTGACTATATATTTGGGGAGTTTCTGTCCCTTTGAAGGTCTCTGTGTGTTTCGAGCAGATCTTGACTGCTTCTCTAAAGATCACGTCACAGTGTGATGCCGTTCACATCTCTTTTATCTCTCTGTGAAAATATTATCAGCCAGCTGGTTCGGAGGTGAGTCTCTCCATgacgctgacctctgacctcggaTGGAAATAGGAGACCTGTATGAACACATGATGATGAGTCAACCTGTACAATAATAGAACGTTCTGCCCACGTCTGTTTGGATGAGGCCGTATTCCTTCCTGCACATGTGGTGGTGCCTACAGTACATTCTTCCCTCTGTTTGTTTCCACTGCAGAGTCACATTTCATGCCCAGGTGATAGAATGTGAAGCACGCAGAAACCAGGAAGCATGAATGAGTGCGAGCTGTGGCCTCGTTCAGGACGGTGTGACACTAAAGCGTATTTGTTACAGCGGGTTTCACTTCTGAGTTTGTATAGTTGGTTGTAAATCTGCTAATTTACTCATTGAGCTAACGTGTTAAGTTTCTAGAGCCACCATTAGAATccaaatcagaatcagaatcgtttttattcgccaggtttgcacaagacaaacaaggaattggatctggtctgactctgtcttttcTTGCCCTCATGccgaacagtaattatttacatatcaattacaTTATTTgcaaaaagtaaataaagaataaaataaaataaattaagaaTTGCACCACACGTTTTTTACTGAGTCCTCtatgtgatggagttcagctccgacacagcctgggggaagaagctgactctgtgtctgctggttctggtggttctggtggttctagTGGCCATAGCTCTGTGGCGCCTGCAAGAGGAGAGGACTTTAAACAGTTTTTGTatggggtgtgtggggtcagcagtgatgcttgctgcccGTTTACAGAGTCTGGCCCGGTTTACAGAGTCTGGCCcggtacagatgctcaatggaTGGAAAGCTCAGTCCcgatgatcttctctgctgaccggaccactctctgcagtctgtgtctgtcctgcttggtggttGAGCTGAACCACACAttgatggaggagcagaggacagactggatgatggccgtgtagaacaTGGCTCCtgggacagtgtctatgtgggggaccacttcaggtcctgggaggttgtggaccctaggaactcGAATGAGTCCACGGTGGACACTGTggtgttattattttatttatcacctgagttgtgagagagtttgtgtcCTATGACCTTGTAGAGTGATTATTATGACCTTTCTATTTAAGGAAAACTATGAAGACCTGCGGAGCGGCGCTCTTTCCCTCATTTTTTATCCTCCTGGCTGCTTCTGGCATGGctttaggaggaggaggagaagatcagAAGCTTCCTACAGGGACAGTGAACTACGAACCAGGCTGGACTCAGGGTGGAACCTAAGGGTCGGCTCTCGTGATGCAGACGGACAGAATGAGGTGACGTATCGCTCTGCAGGCACTGCACTCACACGATGCTGTAAGAGCTGCCCTGATATCAGCTTTAAATAATGGCTTTTAATGAAGATAAATCATCATATCCTGCTGCGATAGCAACTAACTCAAGACAGCTGCTTCACATACAGGACAGAGAGTTTATCAGATGGAAGGAACCATGAGTGAGCAGCCtttagcagcagcttctcctgacAGGAGACTCACTCCACAGCCCAACCTtccagtgtgtgagagtgtgtctGTCACTGTGCCAGACACATTTGTTGGACTTCATAAACGTCATACCTCAAGAGCAGAAGGGAAACACCTCACTCCACCCTGCTTTGTTTTAACGCATTGTGTTggggatttttttaaatataaaataacattttgacCCTAAAATCAGGTCATTGTTTTTACAAAGGGACAGATACATTTAAAAAGCCCAGTATTTGACAAGACACTTACACTATTAATGACACACACTAAATTGAACACAGTCTCAACATTGAGCACTGATTTAAACTGTATAGTTGAAAGCAAGGCAGTGCAAGTTGTAATAAGAAGATGGATCTGCTACGTCTCAAAAGAACAAAGTCCCTTTTAGAAGAGACTGAGATATTCAGACTCAGTGTCTCATAATGAGGTAATGTTTCACACTAATGTCTCCTGAaccagaagaagaagctggGGGTGGACACTGCCCAGCTGTGGGGAGGCTGTGCAGGAGGTAGAGAGACGGAGGTCATCACTGATGCCGCCGCGATGGCAGCGGAGCTGAGGAATAAGCAGGTCACCAGGGTTCACCTAGAGTAAACCAGCATTGAGCTGAGGCAGGTCCAGAGGCTGGAGGCCAGGTAGATAACTCCAGGGTCCCTTCTGTTCTGCAGAAAATGCATGTAGTTTGCTGGGTGCATGTGATTTAAACATGTATAAGTCTCAAGGTGAGAGAGTCATTAATCAGTAAAAGGGATAAAAGAGCACGGTGCCAGATCAGAACATTTGGTGTTATGCCTTAATCGGCCTATTAACAGGCTGCAGAAGAGGCCGTGAGCCAAAATACTACAAAGCTGGAACATTTTAATTTGCCAGTCTTGATTATTTTAGGAGGAACCATCCAGCACAAAGCAGGCAAGTTGCAGCATGAGCTTGAATAGGCGGAGGAGGCTGAGACGCAGAGTTCCCGGTCAACACGATGCACAAAGGCAAAGAGCCGCAGCAGTGGAATGAAGAGGAAATGGGTTTAAAATGCACCCTGCTCCTGTGTGTAATACACGATAAGGAGTGAATGAGCACAGAGAGAAAGTGGAGCTTCCTGCTCATTAGTGGAATGGAAGGAGCTGTCTTCCTGTCCGGCTGAGCGTTTGGACACTTGAGTGTTCTGTAGGTGAAGGTTTGCTGAAGCAGCGAAGCTGAACAGCGCCGACAGTGATTAAACTCTGAGCCGCCTCCTGACGACGGTATCCAACcgtaaaacaacaacacagtgttcCCTGAACGCGGAGCCGGCGGCTGAAGAGAGATCCTTAAAAGGAAAAGGTCAAGTTCCAGCCAAGTGATGAAACGTGCGCTAATAATAAGCATAAGGCAGTAAAGCGTTGATAAAGGAAACCTTATCACCCATCATTCACTCTTTAATGCAGCGTCTATCACTGTGATACTGTAGTGGCTGTTTCTGCGAACACAGCAGAGCGCATATAaaagcagtgggagcagttTGGGTGCGGAGCGTTTGAGGTGAACTACACTCCTCCACCATTAGATGGCCAGAGAGCTCCGCTCATGAGAAGCTCTCAGTGTGAGGCTGCTACAACACAAAGCCCctggaggcagcaggacagtttagtttgtgttcatgtgttgcCATGGATACATGATGCATCAATCATTTACTACAGAGACGACTGCGATCTGGCGAATGTCACACTAACATGTGGTTAAAAGGTCAGTGTGAAGTTGGACTGTTATTAAAGAGGAGTCCAGACAGAACCTCTAGAACCTCACACGTTGGGGGACGTCATGCAGTTAATGAAAGACTTATtacagcaacacacaacaaaaactaTTCCCACCTCCAGTTCAGTTGGATGCAGACGCGTCCTCCACACATGTCGAGCCTGGATGGACTGTAGGCGGTCTGATACTGTCTCTGCTCTGGGGGacagtttgtttctgtctgtcttatAGGGAACCATCATGTCCCTCCACACATGTTCTATGCAGTTTGATAAAATGAGCTTCTACACTGACACTAtaattgtatatatatatatattattgtgAAGCCATTACAGGACTGTCGGCTTGTTTGCATCATGATGGCGCTGAAAGCATCTCAGCATCGTTTTCCTTCTTTCATCTCTGGAAGAAGATTATTAGAACGTTATCCAGATGAGCAATGTTCTGTTTTTGGCTGAACTGAATACTAAATAATGAGAAAATTATATCAGGTTGCCACAAAGATTTGGCACCAAAAAACAAATGGTGTGATTTTCAAAGATTCCTGTAATTGCAGTTCAGCTGTTACACAAAAAAAGGgtaacatttaaaaagctgATCGTTGTCCTGTTGGTTTTATAACATCCTCGCTGTAAAACTGGTGAATAGAGACTAAATCTATTTTATTAAGCAGTTGATAAAGAAATCTAAGAcaagaaaaaacacaaggacaaaTTCAATCAAAGACACCTCTGATATTATTGCTTCATCACAGCGTGTGATACTGTTATCATGTGTTAAAGGTTCAACATCAGTCCTGTTGGAAGCTGCAGGTGGAAGTACAGGAGCAGCTTCTGTCTTTGCTTTAAGACAAACACAGCTTCCCTTCATGTCCGTCACAGTCGTGCTATAGCTGACAGTGGTGTCACTATACGTGAATAGAGCTGAAGCCCGAGGGACATGTCAGATACTGTGGCTGAAGCTCAGAGAAACCCAGGAACAGTTTTTGCAACAACACTAGGACTGTGTTTCTCACACTTCGCTACAACAGTACAAATGAACTGACAAATGGTGTCGCTGGCAGAGAGTCGGGTTTGTAGACGGCTGGCGAGGCTGCACGGAGCACCTCCAATTCCTGCCTCCGTCGGTTTGGGGGTTAGAGTCTGATTGTGCAGCATCTCCACTCGCTCATTCATCATCTGAATCTGAAGGCAATGATTGGGTCTGTGTCAGCTGTCAGTGGGCGAGGGCCTCGCCGGTCCATCACAGGCCCACACGTGCAGACACTCCAGACGAGCTGAGTGCATGTCTGACCGGG from Betta splendens chromosome 4, fBetSpl5.4, whole genome shotgun sequence includes:
- the slc22a17 gene encoding solute carrier family 22 member 17, producing the protein MTSADSPPLVSPSPCPAPPPSLPSSPVPSSPAPSSSSLPAPPSLPPTGEVMVLALGRKKQRVLIALSILPNLFLAFLLCSDPLITLSPPHRCHLPGPLPSPEVLNASLPWEKGRRPGDGGGLSQCKQYVNSSQAAVVGCEAGWDYNVTEGLRNNIVTEWDLVCGQYWLVPVEEVCFILGILTGCLGLGYTADRLGRSRTLLTSLTLSVVFGVLVCVSPYPSIFVVMRFCLAATSAGVYLTLYITRLELCEPPLRLLATTLGGLVTVAGELLLLAVALGCQSWRGLLGAGAAPLMLFLSYGIPGVFPESPRWLLLLERSADVNSFSDRRRSSREVRDDESFTELDSEPAPSSRPRLSFPELFHSRNIWKNICVLGFTSFISHGISHCYSSFRGDVRGTAPSFYWTYLLSVCAGGGAWLSLWAAVDRCGRRGILLLSMTMTGLASLILLGLMEYLSEAAITVFSVLGLFSSQATASLCILFTAEVMPTIIRGTGVGVVLALGCVGRLSSPLMDLRNHYGYFLHHVVYSSLALLAVLSILLLPESKRKPLPQTLADGEQYKRPPLGRRRRDNVPLLATPNPET